A genomic segment from bacterium encodes:
- a CDS encoding tetratricopeptide repeat protein, giving the protein MNNILQKTSKTINWINTHLPVLCVSLSIIAMLIAGVIYKVSIFHPLKRIAVEQAEYDEKLAKLKNQKEMVKRHLKLGKSFLDNSRYKAAKREFNNVLNLDKMNPEAQMGIFKTEVYEYMRGEDYIPEVVERQIEFILEEDREDPHALVLMGDLYASLDNMAMAEGYYKKALKSATETASAYFGLGIIYQKQNKTEDALKMYKQAVRLSKWNEHYLDNLAYLYLKKGDYRNAIENYQLILTLDYEFLLTYCEIAIAYWLMGDLDMAVRYQDRLVSLINDDNIAKLDKNNGVWFFEAGREAVSLYSIEEKRYYALLSLSVTHFLSGRQEEADKYAQEAKAIEIATKADIKHLVLFDLHRFKDKHPAYSNQIERYREL; this is encoded by the coding sequence ATGAACAATATCCTTCAAAAAACATCAAAAACTATCAATTGGATAAATACCCATTTACCGGTACTTTGTGTATCCCTTTCTATTATTGCCATGTTGATAGCAGGGGTTATATATAAGGTATCGATATTTCATCCCCTGAAAAGAATTGCCGTGGAACAGGCTGAATATGATGAAAAGTTAGCCAAGCTAAAGAATCAGAAGGAGATGGTAAAACGCCATCTTAAACTTGGCAAATCCTTTCTCGACAACAGCCGCTACAAAGCCGCAAAAAGGGAATTTAATAATGTTCTGAATCTGGATAAGATGAACCCTGAGGCACAGATGGGTATCTTTAAAACAGAAGTGTATGAATACATGAGGGGGGAGGATTATATCCCTGAGGTTGTTGAAAGGCAGATTGAATTTATTTTAGAAGAGGACAGGGAAGACCCCCATGCCCTTGTCCTGATGGGTGATCTCTATGCCAGCTTAGATAATATGGCAATGGCTGAGGGGTACTATAAAAAAGCCCTGAAATCTGCCACAGAAACAGCCTCAGCCTATTTTGGATTGGGAATTATCTATCAGAAGCAAAACAAAACAGAAGATGCCCTTAAGATGTACAAACAGGCAGTGCGTCTTTCCAAATGGAATGAGCATTACCTGGATAATCTGGCTTACCTTTACCTGAAAAAAGGGGATTATCGCAATGCCATAGAGAATTACCAACTGATCCTGACCCTGGATTATGAATTTCTCCTGACATACTGTGAGATAGCAATTGCCTACTGGTTGATGGGTGATCTTGACATGGCAGTTAGATACCAGGACAGGCTTGTGAGTCTGATTAATGATGATAACATTGCAAAGCTTGATAAGAATAATGGTGTTTGGTTTTTTGAGGCAGGAAGAGAAGCTGTGTCACTCTACAGTATTGAGGAAAAGAGATATTACGCCCTGTTAAGCCTTTCTGTGACTCATTTTCTTTCAGGCAGACAGGAGGAGGCAGATAAATATGCCCAGGAGGCAAAGGCAATTGAGATAGCGACAAAAGCAGACATCAAGCACCTGGTGCTCTTTGATCTTCATCGTTTTAAGGACAAACATCCGGCATACAGTAATCAGATTGAAAGATACAGAGAGTTGTAG